GAAGCCTGCGCCGAGTCTGGCCCCGTGTGGCTGGTGCCGGGTGGGGGTGCTCATCGTGTGCGGTGCCTGCCGCCGTCCGCGCCGCTGGGTGCGGTGGGTGGGTGACTGGGGCGTCCGCCCCGCCGGACGCTTTCCACTCGGGCCCGCAGCAGCGGTCTGCGCTGCGGGTGTTGTGGGTGGGGCGGGGGCCCTGCGTCGCTGCCTGGGCACAGGGCGGTTTCTCGTGGGGCCCGCTTTGGTCCGGTCCGCGGCAGTGTGCTGCGGACCGGACTCGGGGGCGGGCCTGGGGTGGGTGGTGTGCCGGACCGGCTGGTCCAGCTCCGGGGCCGTGCGGCGGATCACGTAGGTGCCACTCGCGCGGTCCAGGACGGTTGTGTGCTGGTGTTGCAGGCCGCGGGCGCCGATCCGCTGCCAGGCGGCGACGTCCCGGTCGGTGCTGTATCCGCAGGCGGTGTTGGGGCAGCTCGCCCATTTCCAGCCCGGTGTGGTGCGGTCGGGGGCGGCGCGGTGGCGGAAGGCGCTCAGGCATCTGGGGCAGTACCTGGAGGTGCCGCGGGCGGGGACGATGACCACCGTGATGCCGTATTTCGCGGCCTGGTGGCGGGTGTGGGTGACGATCTGTCCGCGCACACTGGAGGAGAGGCGGGTGTTGAGGGTGCGGCCCTTGCCCCGGGCCTCCATGTCCCGCAGGTCCTCCAGGTAGATCACCGACGCTCTCGCGGCGCGGGCGTGGCCGACCATGAAATGGGCGGCGGCCCTGGCGAGCTGCTCGTTCAGCCGCGTACGACGCTTGCTCACCCGCGCGTGCTCGGTGCGCAGCACCGCCAGTTTCGCCGTCGTGAGCGGATCGGGGCGCAGCCCGGATGCGGTGTGGCCGTCGGTCAGGGACCGCAGGTGGGCGGCCTTGGCCCAGAGCTGTTCGGCCAGCACACGCAGCCGGTCGGCCTTGGCCAGCACCCCGTCCGGGCGGAAGAACACCGGCTGCCCGTTCGTGTGCACGGTCGGCTGGGTGCCGCCGGCCAGGGTCAGTGTCCCGCCGGTGAGGAGGGTGTTCAGCCCGTAGTCGAAGGCCACCGCCCGCACATGCCCGTCGCGCCGGGTCGTGGGCACGGCGGTGGTGTGGGCGACGTCCAGGCGCAGGCGTCCGCCGCGCAGGCGCAGGGTCGGGGCGTGCAGGGCGGCCGTGACGGGGATGGTGGGCGGCAGCCGGAACCGGATCACCACGGAGTGCCAGTCACCCCGGGTGCGCGGATCGGGCCGCACCGGCAGGCGCACGGTCAGCACCGCGTAGCGGGCCGGGTCGTCCTCGCAGCGGGCCAGCGTGGCCAGCTGCTTGTCGGCGGCGGCCAGCACCACCTGACGGCCGCCGCCCGGCGCCGCCTCCAGCTCACACAGACCGGCGGGCAGCCGCCCATGCGTGGTGTGGAAGGCGGCCACCTGCCGGGTGCGGGCGCGCAGGATCGAGGCCGCCACACCCTGCCCGTCCGGACAGGCGGCCCGCAGCGCCTCCCACTCGCCCGCGGTGCGCCGCATCGGATCGGCGTCGGGGCCGGTGGGCCAGGTGGCCAGTACCGCGTCGGTGATCTGAGTACGCCACCAGGCAGAGCGCAGCGCCCGCCCGGCCTGCTCCTCGGCGACCCGCCGCACCCGGTCAGGAACGTACAGTCCTTCGGGCACGGTGGCCGCCCAGCCCAGCATCCGCAGCGCCATCCACGCGTTCGACGGCAGCCGCTGCCCCGACCGGTCCCGCCCGCAGGCGAGTTGGGCCAGGTCCGGACGGTTCCAGCGGGTGCCGGTCACTGACGTGCACATGCTCTCGACCAGGGCCGTCAGCCAGCCCACCCTCCCGGCCAGCACATCGGCGCCCAGGACCTCACCGGTGACGGTGTCCAGGCCGCGGAACGCGGACGCCGACGCGCACGCCACCCGCGCCGCCTGCCCCTCACCCAGCTCGACCTTCCGCCGCACCCTGTCACCCCCGCCCGGCCACCCAGAACCGCTGTCCGATCATCGAACTCACTTACACAACGCACCCCGCCCGGAAAGGTCACGCAGCAACCGCAAGAGCCCCGAAGAGACCGGAAGAATCACAGCAACACCAAGGAAACCCAAGCCAATCGGTCCGCTGTTAGTGACCCTCCGGTTGCCGAGGAGTTTGCGTACGGCGGCGACCTCGTCCTCCCGGCCGACGAGCGTGCTGAACGGGGCGAGGATGTGCGTCCTGGTGCGGAAAGGAGCAAGGTCCTGACCGGTGGCGCCCAGCTCCGGGTCCTGCCGGAGCATCGCCCGCTGCAGCCCGGCCAGTTCGGGGCTCGGGTCGAGACCGAGTTCCTCCGCGAGCCGGGTCCGCAGCTCTTCGTATCCGGCGAGCGCCTCGCTCGGTATCGCCGGCGCGGCCGTGCTTCCGTCCACGCTCTCCCTGATCAGCCACATGTTCACCGACCCGCGACAGCGCGCCACGGCCATCGCGATGTGGGTGACCGCGCTCTCGGTGGGCCTCGCCGTCGGACCGGTCGTCGGCGGTGTGATGCTGGCGAGCTGGTGGTGGGGCTCGGTCTTCCTCATGGGCGTGCCCATCATGCTGCTCGCGCTGGGCACGGCCCGGGCGCTGCTGCCCGAGTACCGCGACCCGGCCCCTGGACCGATGGATCTGGCGAGCGTCGGGCTGTTCCTGCTGGCCGTCCTGCCGGTGGTATACGCGATCAAGAGCCTGGCGTCGGGAGCCCCCGCCTGGGAGCCCGCTGTCGCCTTCGCGGCCGGGACGGTCTGCACTGTCGCGTTCGTACGCCGGCAGAACCGGCTGGCCACGCCGCTGCTGGAGCTGCGGCTCTTTCACGACCGGGCCTTCACCGGGGCGCTACTCACCCTGCTGCTCGGGATGATGGCCCTCAACGGCGTCGAGTACCTCGTCCCGCAGTACCTCCAGGCCGTGGCGGGGCAGTCGCCTCTGGAAGCCGGACTGTGGCTGTTGCCCGGAGCGGCGGGGCTGATCGTCGGCTCCCAGCTCACGCCGGTCCTCGCACGCCGGATCCGTCCGGCGTACGTCCTGGTCGGCGGCCTGCTGCTCTCCCTCACCGGCTACGCGGCGATCGCCCTGTCGGAGGGCGTCCTGACCGCCTCGCTGGGGCTGACCGTGATCATGTTCGGGGTCGCCCCGATCAGCGTCCTCGGCACGGTCCTGGCGGTCGGCGCCGCACCCGAGGAGAAGGCGGGGCCGCCGCGGCGACCGGCCAGACGGCCTACGACCTGGGCCTGGCCCTGGGTATCGCGGTCACGGGTACCCTCGCGGTCGCGGTCTACCGTGGCGAGATCCCCGACGAAGCCCCCGCCGCGGCCAAGGACACCATGGGCGCGGCGATCGCCGCCGCGGAACACCTCCCGGACGGTGCCTCGCTGCTGGCCACCGCGAAGGACGCCTTCACCACCGGGCTTCAGACGGCGGCCACCATGAGTGGGGCCTTGGCGCTGGCGACGGCGGTCCTGGCGGCGACGCTGCTGCGGCACATCCCGGCGATCGGCGCGGTTGCCCCCGCCGAGACGGCGACGGGGACGGCGACGGCGACGGGGAAGGGGACTGAGTCGGGGACGGCGACGGCGACGGGGACTGAGTCGGAGACGGCGGCCGCGGCAGAGATCCTGCTCGCTCCTGGTTCACGGGGCGAGGATCGCAGCGAGGAGCGGACGTACGCGGTCGGCCAGGACCGGTAGTTGCAGTGCGGCCTCCGCCCACGCCGGGAGGTCGTCCGCGACCCACAGCCGGCGTGCTTCGTGGAGGAGGTACACGTAGCGGTCGTCGATTTTCGCGAGTTCCCGTTCGTACGGTTTGACGCGCCTGAACAGGACCTCGTCGTGCCCGGCGGCGGACCAGATCCGGCCCATCTGGTGCATCGACTTTCCCGTGGCCACGATCTCATCGGCGAGGCTGTCGGGGACCGGTATCCCGATGGTGCCGTCGGCGAGCCGGACCTCGTCGCGGGTGCGTCGGGCGGCCCGGCCCAGCAACCAGATCGCCAGCGCGCACACGGCCGTCACCGCCACCCCCACCCACCAGTAGCCGGTGCCCACGGTGGCGACGATGAGGAGTGGGGACCACCACAGGGGACGTGCCACGAGCAGGGCGCGGTCGTGGGCCGACGCCTGTCGGACGGCCCTGGACTGGGCCGCGCGGTCGGTGTCCGGTGCGTTGTGGACGATGCGGGCGGGGTCCGGGCCGTCTCGGAACGGGAAGTACCGAGCGGCCCTGGGGCTGTCCGTGGTCATGGTTGGTCTGTACCCAGCGGTGCGGGAGGGGCAACGGCGCCTTGTGGCATGGGAGTTCGCCCTGGGCGGGCAGGGATCGGTCCGCTAGCCTGAGAACTGGTCTCCTGTCATGGAGCAGGGGGGAGGATCACATGGGGCTGTGGTCCCGGGGTGACGGCACCGACGACGATGTCGAGATGATGCGGATCGGCAACCAACTCCTCCATGACCGGGACTGGCCGGGTGCGGCGGTGGCCTATCGAAGGGCGGCCCGCTCGAAGGATCCCAGGACCGCGGCGCTGTCGTCGATCACACTGGGAGTGGCGTACGCCCGTATGGGGCAGGTCCGCCGGGCGCGCCGGATGTGGCGGCGTGCCAGGGCCAAGGGCGATCCGGCGGTGGCGCTCATCGCGAGCATGTTCCTGCTGAAAGCGGCGGTCGATCCCTCGCTCGGAGGCGCGCAGGAAGCGGCTCTGTTCGAACTGCTCGACCTGGACCAGGCCGATCCGTCCCTGTCGAAGGACGCCATGATCCGCGCGAGCAATGTGAAGATCGCGGTGAGCCGGGCCCGTGCGCAGGGGACGGAGGAGTCACTGGCCGCCGCCGAGTTCATGCGGCGCGCCTTCGAGCACGAGCGGGGCGGTGAGGTGCGCAAGGCGCGTGAGCTCTACCAGAAGGTGATCGACTCCGGCCATCCCGACCACGCTCCCAACGCGGCGGATGCGCTGGGCCTGCTGCTGGAGGAGCAGGGCGACCTCGACGGCGCCGAGGTCGCCTACCGCCGGGCGATGGCGTCCGGGCATCCCGAGCACGTCGCCTGGTCGGCGGTCCGGCTGGGGGACCTCCTCGTGCGGCGGCAGGACCTCCGCCGGGCCGTCGCGGCGTACCAGCAGGCCATGGACACCGGTGATCCGACGTGCGCGCCAGTGGCCGCGGACATGCTGGGCACCGTGCTGAGTGTTCTCGGCGATGTGCGCGAAGCGCGCCGGGCCTGGGAGTACGCCGTCAGGCACGGCTCTGCGGACATCGCCGCGGCGGCCCGCGAGAAGCTGCGGAAAGCGGCGGGCGCGTCCTGATCATGCCCGACCGTGTGATCGCCGACTTCGCAGGCCCCGACGAGGTCAGCCTGACGTGCTGCCGGTCCGGCGTGACCGAGCGCACCGGGCCGTTCGCCTTCGCCTCCCCCCTCGGCCCGCAGGACCGGCAGCACCTGCGCTGGTATGTGGAGGACCGCCCCGACCGGCCGTCCGGCGGCGATGCCGCGCGGGCGGAGCTCGTGGAGGGGCGCCTTGCGGACCTGGGACACCGGTTGTACGAAGCGCTGCTGGGGCACGAGCGCGCGACAGCGGCACGGGCACTGGCCGGTACGGCGGGCTGCGAGTTCGTCGTGCGTTCGGACGACGTGACTGTGCTCGACCTGCCGTGGGAACTGCTGCGCGCTCCGGAAGCCGACGCCCCGCTGGCCACGGCCGCGCGAGGCGTGACGCGGTGTCTGCCCGGTGCCGAGCTGGACGAAGTCGCCCTTCCAGCCGAACGGTTGCGCCTGCTGCTGGTGATCGGCCGCCCGGCCGGCACGGCGGACGTGCGCTACCGCTCCATCGCCAAGCCCCTGCAGGAGTGCGTCACAGGGGTGTCCGCATCGGCGGAGCTGACCGTCCTGCGGCCGCCGACGCTTCGGGCGCTGGAGCAGCGGCTGACGGAGGCGCGTGACCAGGGCAGGCCGTTCAGCGTGCTCCATTTCGACGTGCACGGGGAACTGACGGTGGACGGCGGGACGCTGCTGCTGGAGACGGACCGGGGCGGCCCGCACCGGGTGACCGTGTCGCGCCTCGCGCAGGTCGTCGCGGCGGCCGGAGTGCCGGTCGTGGTGCTCAACGCGTGCGAGTCGGGGGCGGTGGGCGCGCACCTCGAAACGTCGCTTGCCGCGCGGCTGTCCCTGGAGGGCACGCCGTCCGTGGTGGCCATGGGTTACCGCATGAAGGTGACCGCGGCGGCCGAGTTCACGGCGTCCTTCTACGAACGGCTCCTCGCCGGAGACGACGTGACGCTCGCCGTGCGCGCCGGGCGCCGACGTCTCTGGGAGGATGCCGCCTCGCACCACGGGGAGTCCCCGCCGCCGGCCGGCAACTGGCTGATTCCCGTGCACTATCTGCGGCGTGAGGCGCGGTTTCCGAAGCTGTCCGCACGGCGCGAACTGTCCATGCGAGGTGAACTGTCCGCGGGGCGGGAACCACCTGCGCGGCGCGAACCGTCCGCGCGGCGCGAACCATCCGCACGGCGCGAACCATCCGCACGGCGCGAACCATCCGCACGGCGCGAACCGTCCGCGCGGCACGCCGGAAGCGGTCCGCCGCCTGGAGAGGATCCGCTGATCGGCCGCGACGACGTGTTCCTGTCCCTGGAACTGGCCGCTCGCCGCCATCGGGTACTGCTGCTCCACGGCATGGGCGGAATCGGCAAGTCCGCCGCCGCGGCGGCCTTCAGCCGATGGTGGCGCGACACCGGCGGGGTCGACGACCCGCGCTGGGTGGTCGAGACCTCGTTCACCCGGGGCCCACAGAGCTTCCGGGACCTGCTGGACCACATAGGCCGCCAGATCGCCCCCGCCCCTTCCACGTCCGGCTTCAGCACGCGCGAGCAATGGCACGCGCATGTGCGCGGCCTGCTGCTGACCCGCCGGATCCTGTTGGTGTGGGACGGCTTCGAGACCGTCGGGACGATGCCCGGCCCGGACACGGCATGGTCCGAAGCCGACCGTCGGCACCTGGCCGCGCTCGTCCGTGACATCGCCGACGAAGGCCGGAGCACCGTTCTGCTCACCAGCCGGACGCACGAGACCTGGCTCGGCGACATACGACGGGTCCGGGTCCCGCCGCTGCCCGACGACGAGGCCCGGCAGTACACACGGTCCCTGGACGACGGCCGGACGCCCCCGGAGGAGGCGGACGTCGTCGAGCGGGAACTCGCGGGTCATCCACTCGCACTGCGCGAGATCCGGCCGCTGCTCACGACCGCCGAACCCTGGGCCGTACTGGAGCTGTTGCGCGGAGAGACCCCGCGCTCGGAACCGCGGCTGCCCCCGGCTCTCACCGCGGACGTCGCCCACTCCTTCCGCCACCTGCCGGCCGATGTCGCCCGGTTCCTCACCGCGGTCTGCCTGCTGCCCAGGACGGTGACGGCGGAGGTGCTGACCCGGCTGTCCGCCACGCGGTCCGGGCGGTTCGCCGGGGTGACCGCGGCCACCTGGGCGGACGTTCTCGAACGGGCCGCCGCCGTGGGCCTGTTGGAGGACCTGGGGGGTGGCCGGTACGCGAAGCACCCGGCCCTGTCCGCCTTTCTCGCGGAGCGGTGGCGTGCCGAGACCGGCGACGACGACCGTTTTCGAGTGGAACGGGAGCAGGCCATACGGGAACTGGCACAGCACGAGCCCAACCCCGCTGTGCGGTTCCTCGGTGAGTCGGGAGCGATCACCGGGCATGCGCTGATCGACGACCAGGCAGCCATGGTCGGCATGACGCAGTCCTTCTCCGTACTGCGCGAGCTCAGACTGTGGTCGGGGGCGGAAGCAGAACTGCTCCCTCTGCGGGCGTTCTTCGACCGGATCGGCCTCGCAGGCTCGATCGTCGGCATGACGGCCCGCTTCCGGGCAAGGCTGGACGAAACCGAGCTGGACGAAACCGAGCCGGACGCCACCCTCACCTGGCCGTTCCGCCCGGGCGGCCTGGACGGGATGGTGTGGTTCGCCGTACGCCACCACTACACACCGGCGCCCGATCAGGCGGGGGCACTGGTGCGCGCCTGCCGCAAGGTGGTCCGGCTCCTCGAGCGCCGGCCTGTGTCCCCCCGGCGGCAGCGGCGCCTGCTCTCCGTGCACCACGAGCTGGCGCGGATCTCCCGGGAACGGGCGAACCTCACCGACGCCGAGCAGCATGCTCGCCAGGCTCTCGCCCTCGCTGGCGATCCCGGTACCTGGACCGATCACGACGAGGACGTCCTGCAGATCCCTTTCGAGCCCTTCGTGTTCGCCGAAGAGCAGTCGATCCGCGGCGAGATCCTCGGTGAGCTGAGCGTCATCGCCTCCCAGCAGAAGCGGTGGGACGTGGCGGACACATACCTGCGACAGGCGTTGGCCGTAGCCGAGTCCGTAGGAGATCCTCGGGCCATCGCGACAGCCCTCGCCGATCTGGGCTCGGTGACCCTGAGGAAGGGAGACCTGCGCGGGGCCCGCCGCTGGTACGTCCGGGCCCTGGCCCGCTACACCGAGTACGGGGCCCGTGGCCGGATGGCCGAGATCTACGGCAACCTGGGTGACATCGCCTCCGCCGAACTGCGCCTGGCCGACGCCGAGGACTGGTACCGCCGCGCCCGGGGCGTCCTGGAGCAGGTCGACGCCCCGCGCGACACTGCCTGGAACAACTTCCGGCTCGGAGGGGTCTGCCGCGACCGTGGACGCCTGGCGGAGGCCGAGGCATGGTACCGGCAGGCGCTGGAGGGCTTCGAGTCGTTGAACGACGGATACCGTACGGCGATGGTCCACGACGCGCTCGGGCGGACCGCGTTCGACCTGGGCGACCTGGACGGCGCTCGCGTCCGGCACAAGCAGGCGTACGGACTGTTCCGCAGGCTGGGCAGGCGCGCGGAGGCCGAAGACAGCCGCGCCGAACTGCGACGGCTCGCGCGGCTGGACCGGTGACCGTGGCCGCGACATCCGGGAAGCACCCAGATCCGCGCTCTATACGATGGCCGGGCTCAGGCACCCGTCGGCGAACCACGGAGGAACTGTGAACGACCAGGTTGCGCGTACCGCCCGAGCCGCGGCCGAGGTCCTGGCAGCCGAGTTCGACCGGCCCGACATCGTCGACGAAGTCGAAGCGGGGCTCTACGCCAGCGCCGAAGGACGACGCCCCGGCGACTACCTGGATCCCGTCGCTCTCGGCAGCCTGGTCGTCAGCGTGGCCGGCCTCGCGTGGACGATCTACACCGACCGCAGGAACGCGCGGAAGGACACGGACCTGACCGAGCTTGTCCGCACCCTGCGCGCGGAGCTGCCCGAGACCGGGGAAACGACCACCGACCGGGACCGCGTCATCACCATCGTCGTCAGGGAGACGATCCGCGCCGAGGAGGAATGACTGTCGTCGGCCTCACGCGAAGGGGAGGTGGTCCTTCAGGAGCTTCGGATCGCCGTCCTTGCGCAGAGGGAAGGCGCTGCCCTGGAGGCTCTGGCCACGTCCCTGCCCCAGGTCTCCCGCCACCTCGCCCGGCTGCGCGACGCCGGCCTCGTCACGGTGGAACGCGACGGCCGGCGTGCCTACTACCAGCTGAAGCTGGAACGGGTACGCCGCATCGGCGACGACCTGCTCACAGCTCTGTTCCACTGACCGCGCGCTAGGGCCTGTTGCGAAAGTCCCGCCTGCCCCGCGACGCCATGCACGCTCCCCCACTGCCTTAAAGGCGTGGGAGGGGCCCCCACTCGCCGCACCGGGCGCAGGCCCACGTACAACCAGTACGAGGGCCTGCGCCCGGCACGCCGAGAGTACGCACCTACGCGGACATCAGCCTCCCCCACTCTCGGCTTCGCTCGAGCGGGGGGACCCCCATCGCGGCGGGCGCGGGGCCCGCCCTCCGGGCGGACGACGGGACTTTCGCAACAGGCCCTACCGGCCCCGAAGCGGGCGGCCCGGAGCGGCCGGAGCGTGACCGCTGCTTCTCGGCTCTCGCCGACGAGGCCCCGGGCGTACCCGCGGCCTCAGCGCCAGTCGGGTATGCCCGGGACTGGCGGCAGATGGGCTTCGATCTTCGCTCGTACCTCCCGCATCACGGAGACGATGCGGACCTCGTGTTCCCGGGTCAGCCGGGCCACCGGGACCGAGCAGCTCATGGCGTCGGTGGCCGGTGCGTCGTACCGCAGGGCGAAGCCGAAGCCGGCGATGCCGGTCACCGTCTCCTCGCGGTCGATGGAGTAGCCGCGCTCGCGCACCTGGGCCAGGTCGGCGAGCAGTGCGGCACGGTCGGTGCGCGTGTTCTCCGTGAGGGCCGTCAACGGCCCGTCCCCGATCGGCAGTTCGTCGTCGGGGCGCTCGGCGAGCAGCGCCTTGCCGAGGGCGCCGGCATGGGCGGGGACGCGGCGGCCGACACGGCTGATGGTGCGCAGGTACTCGTGGGACTCGCGGGTGGCGAGGTAGACGACGTCCGGGCCGTCGAGCCGTGCCATGTGGATCGTCTCGCCGAGCGCGTCCGACGCCTCGTCGAGGTACGGCCGGACCGCACGGATGCGCCGGTCGCCGTCGAGATAGCTGGTGCCGGTGAGCAGGGCGCGGATCCCGATGCCGTAGAGGGAGCCGGTGGCGTCGGTGCGGACCCATCCGCAGTCGACGAGGGTCTGGAGCAGCTGGTACATGCTGCTGCGCGGCACGCCCAGGTCCTCCGCGAGCTGGTCCAGTCGCGAGGGCTGCTCGCCCCGCGCGGCGAGCAGTTCCAGCAGCGCGACGGTCCGGGCCGCCGACTTCACACCGCGGACACCTCTCCCCTCCGACATGGGCCCATCGTAAATCCGCGTCAATCCGAGGCTGCCCACCCGTTGACCCACCCCGTTCACCAATCTAACCTCCATCTGCATACGTAGACGCCATCTGCATACAGGGATGCGACATGACAGGTATCAGCGCGGAGGCCGCAGGGGTCGCGGGGGTCGCTCAGCGACTCCGTGACGGAATGGCGAGCGGGGTGCTGTCCTTCCCCCTCACGAACTTCCGGGACGACGGCGGCCTCGACCTGGACGCCTACCGGGCCTACCTGGCCGTCCGGTTGGCCACCGCACCCGGCGCGGTGTTCCCGGCCTGCGGGACCGGAGAGTTCTTCTCGCTGGACGAGGACGAGTACCGGGCGGTCGTGCGGACCACGGTCGAGGTCGCCGACGGACGGTTGCCGGTGGTCGCGGGCATCGGCTACGGCTGGGCGCAGGCGCTGCGCTTCGCCCGTATCGCGGAGGAAGCCGGCGCCGACGCCGCGCTGGTACTGCCCCACTACCTGGTCGGGGCCCCGCAGGACGGTCTGGTGGAACAGCTGCGCCGGATCGCCGAAGGCACCCGGCTGCCACTCATCGCGTACCAGCGCGGCCAGGTCGCCTTCACCGCCGACGGCCTGCGCCGGATCGCGCGGATCCCCACCGTCATCGGCCTGAAGGACGGCCACAGCGACCTCGACCGGCTCCAGCGCCTCACGCTCGCCGCGCCCGACGGCTTCCTCTTCTTCAACGGCGCCGCCACCGCCGAGATCCAGGCCCGCGCCTACGCCACGGTCGGCGTCCCCGCCTACTCCTCCGCCGTCCACGCCTTCGCACCCGAGATAGCGAACGCCTTCTTCACCGCGCTGCGGGACGGGGACGACGCGGGCGTGACCACGCTCCTGCGCGAGTTCTACGTCCCGCTGGTCGAACTACGTGACCGGGTGCCGGGCTACGCCGTCTCCCTGGTCAAGGCCGCCGCCCGGCTGCGCGGCTTCCCGGTCGGCCCGGTGCGCGCCCCGCTCACCGACCCCGGCCCGGTCGACCTCGCCGACCTGGAGAAGGTGCTGGACCACGGCCTGAGCCTGGTCGGCACCGTACGACGCCCCGCTTGACGAACCGGGGCGCCTCTCGTGCCCGCCCGATGAACCTCGCGGGTGCGCGTCGTGCCCGCCCGACGAACCCGCGGGTGCGGCGCGTCGTGCCCGCAGGATGACCGATGCCCCGGACCGGACCAAAGGGGAACTGCCATGCCTCTCCTCGTAGTCGGGATCAGCGTTCTGATCCTGCTTCTCCTCATGACCAGGCTGAGGCTCAACGGCTTCGCGGCCCTCCTGCTCGTGGCGGTCGGCGTCGCACTGGTCCGGGGAATCCCGGTGGCCACCATCCCCGACGTCCTCTCCGAAGGCATCGGGGACCAGATCGGTGACACCATGCTCACCATCGGACTCGGCGCCATGGTCGGCCGTGTCATGGGCGACTCCGGCGCCGCACAGCGGATAGCCGGCAAGCTCCTCGACGCCTTCGGCCCGCGGTGGGTCCAGGTGGCCATGGTGGTCACGGCCATGCTGATCGGCGTGACCATGTTCTACGAGGTCGCTTTCATCATCATCGTGCCGATCGCGTTCACGCTGGTCAGGGTCACCGGAGCGAAGCTGCTGTGGGTCGGCCTGCCGATGTCCATCGCCCTGTCCACCATGCACAGTTTCCTGCCGCCGCACCCCGGCCCCACCGCCGTCGCCGCGACCTTCCACGCCTCCGTCGGGCTGACGCTCTTCTACTGTCTGTTCATCGCCGTGCCCGCCGGCGCGCTCATCGCCCTGACGTGGCCGCGCCTTCCGTTCATCAAGGCGATGAACCCCTCCATCCCCAAGGGCCTGGTCAGCGACCGCGAGTTCACCGACGAGGAGATGCCGGGACTGGGCTGGTCGCTGTTCGTGGCGCTCTTCCCCGTGGTGCTGATCGTGGCCGCCGCCGTGACCGACATGGCCACCTCCACCGAGAGCCCGTTCCTGCACTTCGTCGCCTTCATCGGCTCGGCACCGATCGCGCTGCTGCTGACGCTGTGCCTGGCGGTCTGGGCGTTCGGGCCGCGGATCGGCCGGAGCCTGGAGGACGTCGGCGCCTCCTGCACCTCGGCGGCCCAGGCGATGGCGATGATCCTTCTGGTGATCGGCGCCGGCGGGGCCTTCAAGAACGTCCTCGTGGAAGGCGGGATCTCCGACTACATCAAGGACGCCACGGACGGCTGGTCCATCTCGCCGATCGTCCTTGCCTGGCTCGTCGCCGTCATCCTCCGTATAGCGCTCGGCTCGGCGACGGTCGCCGTCGTCACGGCCTCCGGCGTGGTGCTGCCGCTCCTGGCGGGCAGCGGGGTCCACCCGGAGATGATGGTGCTGGCCGTCGCCTGCGGTTCCATCGCGTGCTCCCACGTCAACGACCCGGGATTCTGGCTGTTCAAGGAGTACTTCAACCTCTCCGTCATCGAAGCGATCAAGGTCCGTACCACCTATACGACGGTGCTGGCCGTGCTCGGCCTGGGGGGCGTCCTGGTGGCCGAGTGGACCCTCGACGTCCTCAGCCTGTAACTCGACTCATCCATGACACAAAGGACTTGGACCATCATGAGCAGTCAGCCGACCGTCACCGCGTTCGCCGTCTATCCCGTCGCCGGCCGGGACAGCATGGAACTGAACCTCTCCGGCGCGCACGGCCCCTACTTCACCCGCAACGTCGTCGTCCTCACCGACTCCGAGGGACGTACCGGGCTGGGGGAGGTGCCCGGCGGGGAGAAGATCACGCAGACGCT
The nucleotide sequence above comes from Streptomyces sp. NL15-2K. Encoded proteins:
- a CDS encoding 5-dehydro-4-deoxyglucarate dehydratase; its protein translation is MTGISAEAAGVAGVAQRLRDGMASGVLSFPLTNFRDDGGLDLDAYRAYLAVRLATAPGAVFPACGTGEFFSLDEDEYRAVVRTTVEVADGRLPVVAGIGYGWAQALRFARIAEEAGADAALVLPHYLVGAPQDGLVEQLRRIAEGTRLPLIAYQRGQVAFTADGLRRIARIPTVIGLKDGHSDLDRLQRLTLAAPDGFLFFNGAATAEIQARAYATVGVPAYSSAVHAFAPEIANAFFTALRDGDDAGVTTLLREFYVPLVELRDRVPGYAVSLVKAAARLRGFPVGPVRAPLTDPGPVDLADLEKVLDHGLSLVGTVRRPA
- a CDS encoding IclR family transcriptional regulator, yielding MSEGRGVRGVKSAARTVALLELLAARGEQPSRLDQLAEDLGVPRSSMYQLLQTLVDCGWVRTDATGSLYGIGIRALLTGTSYLDGDRRIRAVRPYLDEASDALGETIHMARLDGPDVVYLATRESHEYLRTISRVGRRVPAHAGALGKALLAERPDDELPIGDGPLTALTENTRTDRAALLADLAQVRERGYSIDREETVTGIAGFGFALRYDAPATDAMSCSVPVARLTREHEVRIVSVMREVRAKIEAHLPPVPGIPDWR
- a CDS encoding ArsR family transcriptional regulator → MVLQELRIAVLAQREGAALEALATSLPQVSRHLARLRDAGLVTVERDGRRAYYQLKLERVRRIGDDLLTALFH
- a CDS encoding gluconate:H+ symporter, coding for MPLLVVGISVLILLLLMTRLRLNGFAALLLVAVGVALVRGIPVATIPDVLSEGIGDQIGDTMLTIGLGAMVGRVMGDSGAAQRIAGKLLDAFGPRWVQVAMVVTAMLIGVTMFYEVAFIIIVPIAFTLVRVTGAKLLWVGLPMSIALSTMHSFLPPHPGPTAVAATFHASVGLTLFYCLFIAVPAGALIALTWPRLPFIKAMNPSIPKGLVSDREFTDEEMPGLGWSLFVALFPVVLIVAAAVTDMATSTESPFLHFVAFIGSAPIALLLTLCLAVWAFGPRIGRSLEDVGASCTSAAQAMAMILLVIGAGGAFKNVLVEGGISDYIKDATDGWSISPIVLAWLVAVILRIALGSATVAVVTASGVVLPLLAGSGVHPEMMVLAVACGSIACSHVNDPGFWLFKEYFNLSVIEAIKVRTTYTTVLAVLGLGGVLVAEWTLDVLSL